A single genomic interval of Litoreibacter ponti harbors:
- a CDS encoding 4-(cytidine 5'-diphospho)-2-C-methyl-D-erythritol kinase, translated as MVEEFAAAKVNLTLHITGQRADGYHLLDSLVAFADVGDTVRAEPADQISLKVDGPEAASVPLTDDNSVVMAARHAAPGTGARLHLTKVLPVASGIGGGTADAAAAFRAMRRLTGHTDAPRVEDVEALGADVPVCLFSRTARMRGIGERLDFVDLPRLPAVLVNPRVEVSTPAVFKRIAHKDNSAMPDIPVLADVSAVAAWLGAQRNDMQAAAIDLVPPIAQTLEVLGHTEPLLARMSGSGATCFGIYADDEAARNAAAQISKAHPDWWVAPCHLS; from the coding sequence ATGGTCGAGGAATTCGCCGCCGCGAAGGTTAATCTGACGCTCCATATCACCGGCCAGCGGGCAGATGGGTATCATCTGCTCGACAGTCTGGTGGCCTTTGCCGATGTTGGCGACACGGTGCGGGCAGAGCCAGCGGATCAGATCTCGCTGAAAGTGGACGGGCCGGAAGCCGCGTCCGTGCCCCTGACAGATGACAACTCGGTGGTGATGGCCGCGCGTCATGCTGCACCCGGGACTGGCGCGCGCCTGCATTTGACGAAGGTCCTGCCCGTGGCGTCGGGCATTGGTGGGGGAACTGCGGATGCGGCGGCCGCTTTTCGCGCCATGCGTCGACTGACCGGCCACACAGACGCCCCGCGCGTCGAAGATGTCGAAGCGTTGGGCGCGGATGTCCCGGTTTGCCTGTTTTCCCGCACCGCACGAATGCGCGGCATCGGGGAGCGGTTGGATTTCGTCGACCTGCCGCGACTTCCCGCAGTATTGGTCAACCCAAGGGTGGAGGTTTCTACCCCTGCCGTATTCAAGCGCATCGCGCACAAGGACAACTCGGCGATGCCGGACATACCTGTGCTCGCGGATGTCTCCGCCGTGGCCGCATGGCTGGGTGCGCAACGCAACGATATGCAGGCCGCGGCCATTGATCTGGTCCCGCCAATTGCGCAGACGTTGGAGGTTCTGGGACACACAGAGCCGCTGCTGGCCCGAATGTCAGGCTCCGGTGCGACGTGTTTCGGAATTTACGCAGACGACGAAGCGGCCAGAAATGCCGCGGCACAGATCAGTAAGGCGCATCCGGATTGGTGGGTCGCACCGTGCCATCTTAGCTAG
- a CDS encoding polyprenyl synthetase family protein — MSLDTPMEKKPHERLQSALSADLDAVGALIRERMASEHAPRIPEVTAHLVDAGGKRVRPMLTLAAARLCGYDGPYHVHLAATVEFIHTATLLHDDVVDESKQRRGRPAANLLWDNKSSVLVGDYLFARSFQLMTDTGRLDVLKVLSNAAATIAEGEVLQLTASQNLATTEEIYLQVVRGKTAALFSAATEAGGMIADADPAVVQALFTYGDALGVSFQIADDILDFGGDAEKTGKNIGDDFRERKLTLPLIKAIAAGGTRDRAFWERTIEKGRQEDGDLEHVLTLLKEHGSLDASRTDALRWSEVAKAALNDVPKSELTDMLRDLADYVVARLN, encoded by the coding sequence ATGAGTTTGGACACGCCGATGGAGAAGAAGCCCCACGAGCGCCTGCAGTCGGCCCTGTCTGCGGATCTGGACGCGGTGGGCGCGCTGATCCGCGAGCGCATGGCGTCCGAACACGCGCCGCGCATCCCGGAGGTGACCGCCCATCTGGTGGATGCGGGCGGCAAACGGGTCCGGCCTATGCTGACCTTGGCCGCGGCACGGCTGTGCGGCTATGACGGCCCCTACCATGTGCATCTGGCCGCGACGGTGGAGTTCATCCACACCGCGACGCTGCTGCATGATGATGTGGTGGACGAAAGCAAGCAGCGTCGCGGGCGGCCCGCCGCGAACCTGCTGTGGGACAACAAGTCGAGCGTTCTGGTGGGCGACTATTTGTTCGCGCGCTCGTTCCAGCTGATGACGGATACAGGGCGGCTCGATGTGCTCAAGGTCCTGTCCAATGCCGCCGCGACGATTGCCGAGGGCGAGGTGTTGCAGCTGACCGCATCGCAGAACCTGGCCACGACCGAAGAGATTTACCTGCAGGTCGTGCGTGGCAAGACCGCCGCGCTGTTCTCCGCCGCGACCGAGGCCGGCGGCATGATCGCCGATGCGGACCCGGCAGTCGTGCAGGCGCTTTTCACCTATGGCGACGCGCTTGGAGTGAGCTTCCAGATCGCCGACGACATCCTCGATTTCGGCGGCGATGCGGAGAAGACCGGCAAGAACATCGGCGACGATTTCCGCGAGCGCAAACTGACCTTGCCGCTGATCAAGGCAATCGCGGCTGGCGGGACCCGGGACCGCGCCTTCTGGGAGCGCACGATCGAGAAGGGCCGCCAAGAGGATGGCGATCTGGAGCACGTCCTGACCTTGCTGAAAGAACACGGCAGTCTGGATGCATCGCGCACCGATGCGCTGCGCTGGTCAGAGGTCGCGAAAGCCGCGCTGAACGATGTGCCCAAGAGCGAGCTGACCGATATGCTGCGCGATCTTGCCGATTACGTGGTCGCGCGCCTGAACTAG
- a CDS encoding DUF2007 domain-containing protein yields MKELLRSNDPTIIAFAQALLSGEDIGVIELDVHMSALEGSIGILPRRLMVRDEDLFMARAVLRDNDIAVEG; encoded by the coding sequence ATGAAAGAGCTTCTGCGCAGCAACGACCCGACGATCATCGCCTTCGCCCAGGCCCTTCTGTCTGGGGAAGATATAGGCGTGATCGAATTGGACGTCCATATGAGCGCGCTCGAAGGGTCCATTGGCATATTGCCGCGCCGCCTGATGGTGCGTGACGAGGATCTGTTCATGGCCCGCGCCGTGCTGCGCGACAATGACATCGCCGTGGAGGGCTGA
- a CDS encoding tRNA1(Val) (adenine(37)-N6)-methyltransferase, which yields MFDAAALTRDAFLGGRVQLWQPREGYRAATDPVLLAAACPAKEGQSVLELGCGVGTASLCLRARVPVGVTGVELQQDYAALARRNGLDEVICADIAAMPLELRQRSFDHVILNPPYYGPGTPARDVGRDTALREDTPLEAWIDSALRRAGPKGIVTVIHLGERLGALITLLNSRAGLLEVKPIAARAGRPAGRVILRLHKGRAARAVLYNPLILHAGEAHLRDGDDFTDAARAILRDAAPLEF from the coding sequence ATGTTTGACGCGGCGGCGCTGACACGGGACGCCTTTCTGGGCGGTCGTGTGCAGCTTTGGCAGCCGCGCGAGGGCTACCGCGCCGCCACCGATCCCGTGCTGCTTGCCGCCGCGTGCCCCGCAAAAGAAGGCCAATCCGTTCTCGAATTGGGCTGCGGCGTCGGCACCGCGTCGCTGTGTCTGCGCGCGCGGGTTCCAGTCGGGGTCACCGGCGTCGAGCTGCAACAGGACTACGCCGCGCTCGCCCGGCGCAACGGGCTGGACGAAGTGATCTGCGCCGATATCGCCGCCATGCCGCTGGAGCTGCGCCAGCGCAGCTTCGATCACGTTATCCTGAACCCACCCTATTATGGCCCCGGGACGCCTGCGCGCGATGTTGGCCGTGACACCGCGCTGCGCGAGGACACCCCGCTTGAGGCATGGATCGACTCAGCCCTGCGGCGGGCCGGGCCGAAGGGGATTGTGACCGTTATTCACCTGGGCGAGCGGCTGGGCGCGCTTATCACCTTGCTCAATTCGCGGGCAGGTCTGCTTGAAGTGAAACCAATTGCCGCCCGCGCAGGCCGCCCCGCGGGACGGGTGATCCTGCGGTTGCACAAGGGGCGCGCGGCGCGGGCGGTGCTTTATAACCCCCTGATCTTGCACGCGGGAGAGGCGCATTTGCGCGATGGTGACGACTTCACCGACGCCGCCCGGGCCATTCTGCGCGACGCCGCACCGCTCGAATTTTAA
- a CDS encoding DUF465 domain-containing protein: MTISSHLTELQRKHEVLAQKVEEAQRSPGVDDLSIVELKKKKLRLKEEITRLMN, from the coding sequence ATGACGATCAGTTCTCACCTGACGGAGCTGCAGCGGAAACACGAGGTATTGGCCCAGAAAGTGGAGGAAGCCCAGCGAAGCCCTGGCGTAGATGATCTGTCGATTGTTGAGTTGAAGAAGAAAAAGCTGCGTTTGAAAGAGGAAATCACGCGGCTGATGAACTAG
- a CDS encoding DMT family transporter, with the protein MSRATLIGFGAVLLWALLALFTVGSSPVPPFQLSAMAFTLGGAIGLVFSVRHGNLGALVTQTPLQVWALGIGGLFGYHALYFSALRLAPAAEAGLIAYLWPLLIVLFSGLLPGERLRALHVIGALLAFSGAALIVTRGGAGFQWSYATGYGLAALCALTWSGYSVLSRRFNEVPTEIVTFFCLATAVLSAAAHLMFEQTVRPGSAIAWLSIAGLGLGPVGLAFYLWDYGVKRGNIQLLGTASYAAPLLSTLVLIAAGFAAMSASLLAAAVLITAGAGLAALGSRL; encoded by the coding sequence ATGAGCAGGGCGACGCTGATAGGGTTCGGCGCGGTGTTGCTCTGGGCGCTGCTCGCGCTCTTCACCGTTGGGTCCAGCCCGGTGCCGCCCTTTCAGTTGAGCGCGATGGCCTTCACCTTGGGCGGTGCGATCGGGCTTGTGTTCTCGGTGCGGCACGGCAACCTTGGGGCCTTGGTCACCCAAACGCCGCTCCAAGTCTGGGCGCTCGGCATCGGCGGCCTGTTCGGCTACCACGCGCTCTATTTCTCCGCGCTGCGCCTTGCGCCTGCCGCCGAAGCCGGGCTGATCGCCTATCTCTGGCCGCTTCTGATTGTGCTGTTTTCGGGGCTGTTGCCGGGCGAGCGGCTGCGCGCCTTGCACGTCATCGGCGCGCTGCTGGCGTTCTCGGGTGCGGCGTTGATCGTCACCCGGGGCGGCGCAGGGTTTCAGTGGTCCTACGCCACGGGCTACGGGCTTGCGGCGTTGTGTGCGCTGACCTGGTCGGGTTATTCCGTGCTGTCGCGCCGCTTCAATGAGGTGCCGACCGAGATCGTGACCTTCTTCTGCCTCGCAACGGCGGTCCTGTCCGCCGCGGCGCATCTGATGTTCGAGCAGACCGTTAGGCCGGGCTCAGCCATTGCGTGGCTGTCCATCGCAGGGCTCGGACTGGGGCCGGTCGGCTTGGCATTCTACTTGTGGGATTACGGGGTCAAACGGGGCAATATCCAATTGCTCGGCACCGCGAGCTACGCGGCACCGCTTTTGTCTACGCTCGTTCTCATTGCGGCAGGTTTTGCCGCAATGTCAGCGAGCCTGTTGGCGGCAGCGGTGCTGATTACCGCGGGTGCCGGGCTCGCTGCTCTGGGCTCTCGCCTCTAG